Proteins encoded together in one Candidatus Eremiobacterota bacterium window:
- a CDS encoding prepilin-type N-terminal cleavage/methylation domain-containing protein: MKRRNLPQGFTLAEILIAASIMLVVLGLLFAMLVPTARGTTRGTLRVEMQQAALRVMNTLERDLALSAASGLTVSTNGTVGYPVLVGMIPIKTVLEDGTQQWEDKLIVYSWKSPESPVVRKVWQSPGPPSISAQLSLNSVKPLRADEATLGTIAEDPSLAGRVLAGDVTEFKVTQGGTATAVVPPLTVTIKMEKKGNTGSTEPERYELTETMTVRNQ, from the coding sequence ATGAAAAGAAGAAACCTCCCACAGGGATTCACCCTCGCTGAGATCCTTATCGCGGCAAGCATCATGCTTGTCGTTTTAGGACTCCTCTTTGCAATGCTCGTTCCCACGGCCCGCGGTACCACCAGGGGGACGCTCCGCGTAGAGATGCAGCAGGCGGCCCTCCGCGTCATGAACACGCTGGAAAGGGACCTGGCCCTTTCTGCCGCAAGCGGCCTTACGGTGAGCACCAACGGCACCGTCGGGTATCCTGTCCTTGTGGGGATGATCCCCATAAAGACAGTCCTCGAGGACGGGACGCAGCAGTGGGAAGACAAGCTCATCGTCTATTCCTGGAAGTCGCCGGAAAGCCCCGTGGTGAGAAAGGTCTGGCAGTCTCCCGGCCCGCCGTCCATAAGCGCGCAGCTCAGTCTTAATTCCGTAAAGCCCCTGAGGGCCGATGAGGCCACCCTGGGCACCATTGCCGAGGACCCATCCCTCGCAGGCCGGGTCCTCGCAGGCGATGTCACTGAGTTCAAGGTGACCCAGGGGGGAACTGCCACGGCAGTGGTCCCGCCCCTCACGGTAACGATAAAGATGGAGAAAAAAGGCAATACGGGCTCGACGGAGCCGGAGCGTTATGAGCTCACAGAGACTATGACGGTGAGGAACCAGTGA
- a CDS encoding diguanylate cyclase → MKLRIFVAILAPYLLILLLVSLAMAFSFQRVELALTATMIKHEYSRLVGELETIVTNQEEYDAKLAYKIRYYKVGSLLYAWLMGRDGREVAFSEYRKNMEPQRLIEEKETILPYVKAHLPSGEKYLEQKNTIKVINYCVIEPSDFVLIMVAEIPRGDLLSSKYVFHFWIVVLFLFLVGFIWSYCAAGLLSSPLSQVAAWSAKASAGSEEKPPVTGDPDLKVILFSLGALMAKLHERTASDLNQVTSLPGNATLEKMLFDTIDTKRQFAVGAVDINNFSSFNHRYGFKKGDALIRFLSTTIWSALKEKGEKDDFLAHLGGDRFVFITFSESVEEICKAIIRDFDDHVPLYYDEADRKRGFVLSKNRLGEINKFSFVSLSIGIATNRKRPLIHPLQIAHINNEIKEYLKKIEGSSFLVDRRIIEREGPFGATLEEAAPEESGEQTAGQEKQGEDPGFGQKPTQADGALAAPLEEKKTAELPGDDAPPPA, encoded by the coding sequence GTGAAACTTAGAATATTTGTCGCCATACTGGCTCCCTATCTTCTCATCCTTCTCCTTGTCTCCCTCGCCATGGCCTTCTCTTTCCAGCGCGTCGAGCTGGCACTTACCGCGACCATGATAAAGCATGAGTATTCAAGGCTGGTGGGCGAGCTCGAGACCATTGTGACCAACCAGGAGGAATATGATGCGAAGCTTGCTTACAAGATAAGGTATTACAAGGTGGGCAGCCTCCTTTATGCATGGCTTATGGGCCGGGATGGCAGGGAAGTGGCCTTCTCGGAATACAGGAAGAACATGGAGCCCCAGAGGCTCATCGAGGAAAAGGAGACAATCCTCCCTTATGTAAAAGCCCACCTGCCCTCGGGAGAGAAATATCTTGAACAGAAGAATACCATCAAGGTCATCAATTACTGCGTAATTGAGCCTTCGGACTTTGTCCTCATCATGGTGGCGGAGATACCCAGGGGTGATCTCCTCTCGTCAAAGTACGTCTTTCACTTCTGGATTGTGGTGCTCTTTCTTTTCCTTGTGGGATTCATATGGAGCTATTGCGCCGCAGGTCTTCTCTCTTCACCGCTCTCACAGGTGGCTGCCTGGAGCGCCAAAGCCTCGGCGGGAAGCGAAGAGAAGCCTCCCGTGACAGGCGATCCCGACCTGAAGGTCATACTCTTCTCTCTTGGCGCACTTATGGCAAAGCTCCATGAGAGGACCGCCTCGGATCTCAATCAGGTGACAAGCCTTCCCGGCAACGCCACCCTGGAGAAGATGCTTTTTGACACCATTGACACCAAGCGGCAGTTCGCCGTGGGGGCCGTCGATATCAACAACTTCAGCTCCTTCAACCACCGATACGGCTTCAAGAAGGGCGACGCTCTCATACGCTTCCTGAGCACCACCATATGGAGCGCCCTGAAGGAGAAAGGGGAGAAGGATGACTTCCTGGCCCACCTCGGAGGAGACCGCTTCGTGTTCATCACTTTCTCGGAGAGCGTCGAGGAAATCTGCAAGGCCATCATCAGGGATTTTGACGATCATGTCCCCCTTTACTACGATGAAGCCGACAGGAAAAGGGGCTTCGTGCTGAGCAAGAACAGGCTGGGAGAGATCAACAAGTTCAGCTTCGTGAGCCTCTCCATAGGGATTGCCACCAATAGAAAGCGCCCCCTCATCCACCCGCTCCAGATTGCCCATATCAACAATGAGATCAAGGAGTACCTGAAGAAGATAGAGGGAAGCTCTTTCCTTGTAGACAGGAGAATAATCGAGAGAGAGGGGCCCTTCGGCGCCACCCTCGAGGAAGCCGCCCCCGAAGAGTCAGGGGAGCAGACCGCCGGGCAGGAGAAGCAGGGGGAGGACCCAGGCTTCGGGCAGAAGCCGACGCAAGCCGATGGAGCGCTGGCTGCACCGCTGGAAGAGAAGAAAACCGCCGAGCTCCCCGGTGACGATGCCCCGCCGCCGGCCTGA
- a CDS encoding DUF167 domain-containing protein: protein MSKKRNSGERPLTENRIHIAVKVHPRSARDEIAAFKDGVIHVKLRALPQEGRANEALIEYLASFLGIRKSDISLVRGARAKDKLLAITGVAMDTLIRKVTAVKGQE from the coding sequence ATGTCAAAGAAGAGGAATAGCGGGGAAAGGCCCCTCACGGAAAACAGGATTCATATAGCGGTCAAGGTGCACCCGCGCTCCGCCAGGGATGAGATAGCGGCCTTCAAGGACGGAGTCATCCACGTGAAGCTGAGGGCCCTTCCGCAGGAGGGCAGGGCCAATGAGGCCCTCATTGAATACCTTGCCTCTTTCCTCGGGATAAGAAAATCTGATATCTCCCTTGTGAGGGGAGCCCGGGCAAAGGACAAGCTCCTGGCAATAACGGGAGTTGCCATGGACACCCTCATCAGGAAAGTGACTGCCGTGAAAGGGCAGGAATAG
- the rnc gene encoding ribonuclease III, with the protein MMHESLDEDALPFLEKLTELQEALEIEFGDPLPLLRALTHDSYYRESSPPWGSNERLEFLGDSVLGMVISHLLYRKYPESPEGVLAHMKAYLVSTEFLSSIAKKLGLGHFVILGRGEELTGGRERPSVLTDAYEALLGAVYIDRGLEMAEKLITSHFIDAFDEVPDVRKNSKSLLQEHTQKYYKSLPLYSVVKEEGPPHQKTFFVRVNFRGEVLGEGSGASKKEAEKVAAEMALNYMKSYLDSGLSGSDGNVKEEE; encoded by the coding sequence ATGATGCATGAGTCTCTTGATGAAGATGCACTTCCATTCCTTGAGAAGCTCACAGAGCTCCAGGAGGCGCTGGAAATTGAGTTCGGCGACCCTCTCCCGCTCCTGAGGGCGCTCACTCATGACTCCTATTACCGGGAGTCGTCACCCCCATGGGGAAGTAACGAGCGCCTTGAGTTTCTTGGCGATTCAGTGCTTGGAATGGTGATAAGCCACCTGCTTTACCGCAAGTACCCCGAATCCCCTGAAGGCGTCCTGGCCCATATGAAGGCCTACCTCGTGAGCACCGAGTTTCTCTCCTCCATCGCGAAAAAGCTCGGTCTGGGACATTTTGTGATCCTTGGCCGCGGCGAGGAGCTCACCGGGGGAAGGGAGCGCCCCTCGGTCCTCACCGATGCCTACGAGGCACTGCTTGGCGCCGTGTATATCGACAGGGGCCTGGAAATGGCAGAAAAGCTCATCACATCGCACTTTATCGATGCCTTCGACGAGGTGCCGGACGTGAGAAAGAACTCCAAGAGCCTTCTCCAGGAGCATACGCAGAAATACTACAAGAGCCTTCCTCTCTACTCGGTGGTGAAAGAGGAAGGGCCCCCTCACCAGAAGACTTTTTTCGTGAGGGTCAATTTCAGGGGCGAGGTCCTCGGGGAGGGGAGCGGCGCAAGCAAGAAGGAGGCGGAAAAGGTGGCTGCCGAAATGGCTCTCAATTACATGAAGTCATACCTTGACAGCGGGCTCTCAGGCTCCGACGGGAATGTCAAAGAAGAGGAATAG
- the fabF gene encoding beta-ketoacyl-ACP synthase II, with product MEKRVVITGIGLLSCVGNSLPAFWDAIVNGKSGIDIIKSFDVTNFDVRIGGEVRDFSPEEHISRKDLRKMDRYLQFAVLAAKYAIDDSKLIIDDGNREDIGVCIGSGIGGMHTLEEQHSILLDKGPDKVSPFFIPMLISNMASGHVGIRHGIKGPNLSIVTACATAAHSIGESWHIIKRGDANAMIVGGSEATISKLAFAGFANMKATSTRNDEPAKASRPFDAKRNGFVMAEGAGVFVLEEYEHARARGAHIYAELVGFGMTADAHHITNPEPEGNGAARAIKMALRKAGVKPEEIGYINAHGTSTPAGDRGETMAIKSVFGDHARKVAISSSKSVMGHALGAAGALESVVCIQALRTGILPPTINYEFPDPDCDLDYVPNVAVKREISYAVNNSFGFGGQNSVLIYKKYDA from the coding sequence ATGGAGAAAAGGGTAGTGATTACGGGAATCGGCCTCCTTTCCTGCGTGGGAAACTCTCTCCCCGCGTTCTGGGATGCCATAGTAAACGGCAAATCAGGGATCGATATCATAAAAAGCTTCGACGTGACAAATTTTGACGTGAGAATAGGCGGCGAAGTCCGGGATTTCAGCCCGGAAGAGCATATCAGCAGAAAAGATCTCCGCAAGATGGACCGGTATCTCCAGTTTGCAGTCCTTGCAGCGAAATATGCCATAGATGATTCAAAGCTGATCATCGATGACGGCAACCGCGAGGATATTGGTGTCTGTATAGGCTCGGGAATAGGGGGCATGCATACCCTGGAGGAGCAGCATTCCATCCTGCTGGATAAAGGCCCCGACAAGGTAAGCCCCTTCTTTATCCCCATGCTGATCTCAAACATGGCATCAGGCCATGTGGGTATCCGCCACGGGATAAAAGGGCCCAACCTGAGCATCGTGACGGCCTGCGCCACCGCCGCCCATTCCATCGGGGAATCGTGGCATATAATAAAGCGGGGCGATGCGAACGCCATGATAGTCGGCGGCTCTGAAGCCACCATCTCCAAGCTCGCCTTTGCAGGCTTTGCCAACATGAAAGCCACTTCCACGAGGAACGACGAGCCGGCAAAGGCATCGAGGCCCTTTGACGCGAAGAGAAACGGCTTCGTGATGGCCGAGGGTGCAGGCGTTTTTGTCCTTGAGGAGTATGAGCACGCCCGCGCCAGGGGTGCCCATATCTATGCCGAGCTCGTGGGATTCGGCATGACTGCCGATGCCCATCATATTACGAACCCTGAGCCTGAAGGGAATGGAGCCGCAAGGGCAATAAAGATGGCGCTCAGAAAAGCGGGCGTGAAGCCGGAAGAGATAGGGTACATCAATGCCCACGGCACTTCAACGCCGGCAGGAGACAGGGGAGAGACCATGGCCATCAAGAGCGTTTTTGGCGACCATGCCCGCAAGGTGGCTATAAGCTCATCGAAGTCGGTGATGGGCCATGCCCTCGGCGCCGCCGGCGCCCTGGAATCGGTGGTCTGCATCCAGGCGCTCAGGACTGGTATTCTCCCGCCCACGATCAATTATGAGTTCCCTGACCCTGACTGTGATCTCGACTATGTTCCCAACGTGGCCGTGAAGCGGGAGATAAGCTATGCCGTCAACAACAGCTTCGGCTTCGGAGGGCAGAACTCAGTCCTTATCTATAAGAAGTATGATGCATGA
- a CDS encoding D-alanine--D-alanine ligase family protein: protein MSEKIRVAVLFGGASGEHEVSLVSAASIMDALSKEKYETLPVGITKEGRWFTGGDPLQILRMGESDGVTERAFMSPDPAMKGIVVLREAGGNELAFDRFIPVDVIFPVLHGPFGEDGTVQGLFELSRIPYVGAGVLASSCGMDKIVMKKLFREAGLPVAEGVAFTRNEWKERGIEIMVRLEEELGYDFFIKPANLGSSVGISKAHNREELTRGIDEACTFDFRVLVEKAVPLAREVECSVLGNESPLASVPGEIIPCNEFYDYEAKYIAGKSQTLAPADLPAEVSEKIRDLSVRAFKALQCEGMARVDFLVEKLSHRICLNELNTIPGFTSISMYPKLWAASGVCYPDLIDRLINLAFERTAEKEKTLTSMALESDWYKK from the coding sequence ATGAGTGAAAAGATCCGCGTGGCAGTGTTGTTTGGCGGCGCATCGGGCGAGCACGAGGTGTCCCTGGTCTCTGCGGCATCAATAATGGATGCCCTCAGCAAGGAAAAGTACGAGACACTGCCGGTGGGCATCACGAAGGAGGGCCGGTGGTTCACTGGGGGCGATCCCCTGCAGATCCTGAGAATGGGCGAGTCTGACGGGGTCACTGAAAGGGCCTTCATGTCGCCTGATCCCGCAATGAAGGGGATAGTAGTGCTCAGGGAGGCCGGGGGCAATGAGCTTGCCTTTGACAGATTCATCCCTGTTGACGTGATATTTCCCGTGCTCCATGGGCCCTTCGGTGAGGACGGCACTGTCCAGGGCCTCTTCGAGCTCTCGCGCATTCCCTACGTGGGCGCCGGCGTGCTTGCCTCATCGTGCGGCATGGACAAGATCGTGATGAAAAAGCTCTTCCGTGAGGCGGGCCTCCCTGTCGCGGAAGGGGTGGCCTTCACCAGAAACGAGTGGAAGGAGAGAGGCATCGAGATCATGGTAAGGCTTGAAGAGGAGCTGGGCTATGACTTCTTCATCAAGCCGGCAAACCTTGGCTCAAGCGTGGGCATCTCGAAGGCCCACAACAGGGAGGAACTCACCAGGGGCATCGATGAGGCCTGCACCTTTGATTTCAGGGTCCTCGTGGAGAAGGCGGTCCCCCTGGCCCGCGAGGTCGAGTGCAGCGTCCTCGGGAACGAATCGCCCCTCGCATCGGTCCCCGGCGAGATCATCCCCTGCAACGAGTTCTATGACTACGAGGCCAAGTATATCGCGGGCAAATCCCAGACCCTCGCGCCGGCAGACCTGCCGGCGGAGGTCTCAGAGAAGATAAGGGATCTCTCGGTGAGGGCCTTCAAGGCCCTGCAGTGCGAGGGGATGGCCCGGGTGGACTTTCTGGTCGAGAAGCTCTCGCACAGGATTTGCCTGAACGAGCTCAACACGATCCCCGGCTTCACCTCCATCAGCATGTACCCCAAGCTCTGGGCGGCATCGGGCGTCTGCTACCCCGACCTGATTGACAGGCTCATCAATCTCGCCTTCGAGAGAACGGCGGAGAAGGAGAAGACCCTCACGTCAATGGCGCTTGAGAGCGACTGGTATAAGAAATAG
- a CDS encoding S41 family peptidase — MNKWLHNMATVLLITACCLTMALCPAYGQNHLTFDDVLAVMETTKSEFYRPIDGKDLVAPFLKGMREAAVNMGFDDLLSGIAVTGTIKNDVSAIKAALENAQLSPRAMNHILIHGLSTMLSSLGDEGTKIERPERHYISLKEMGYDKGGAGFFLDDKKDEMGRFPVIETLPGFSAEKSGVQTGDRIERIDYYPVKDLTYKQIADLIRGPIGTEVSITFSRPGEKKPRTIKISRKWLAPNFKSIDTELMEGSILYIRVKFLGENLPIELSEVLKQHEAKGAKKVILDLRSNGGTMEGAVELAGSYLPKGTILYSKVNRKVKEVFRSLGEPQKTFPMAILLNEKSGSPSILVGGILQDYQKALIVGAQPEWHETVDETHTLPNGCYYTVTTGYYILPKGRTLINANGIKPDFTVSQSPLVRYRHGEDRQLQKALEVLKKN, encoded by the coding sequence ATGAATAAATGGCTGCACAATATGGCAACAGTTCTGCTCATTACGGCATGCTGCCTTACAATGGCACTGTGTCCCGCCTATGGACAGAACCATCTCACCTTTGATGACGTCCTCGCCGTGATGGAGACGACGAAAAGCGAGTTTTACCGCCCCATTGACGGTAAGGACCTCGTGGCGCCATTTCTGAAGGGGATGCGCGAAGCCGCTGTCAACATGGGATTTGACGATCTCCTCTCCGGCATTGCCGTCACCGGCACCATCAAGAATGATGTCAGCGCCATAAAGGCTGCTCTTGAGAACGCGCAGCTCTCCCCCCGGGCCATGAATCACATATTGATTCATGGGCTGAGCACCATGCTTTCATCGCTTGGCGACGAAGGCACCAAGATCGAGCGCCCCGAGCGCCATTACATTTCACTGAAGGAGATGGGCTATGACAAGGGCGGCGCGGGGTTCTTCCTGGACGACAAGAAGGATGAAATGGGGCGCTTTCCAGTCATCGAAACCCTTCCAGGCTTTTCTGCCGAAAAATCGGGAGTACAGACCGGGGACAGGATTGAGAGGATAGACTATTACCCGGTGAAAGACCTCACGTACAAGCAGATTGCCGACCTGATCCGCGGGCCCATCGGCACCGAGGTGAGCATCACCTTCTCAAGGCCGGGCGAAAAAAAGCCGAGGACCATAAAGATAAGCAGGAAATGGCTTGCGCCGAATTTCAAGTCCATTGATACCGAGCTTATGGAGGGCTCCATACTGTATATAAGGGTAAAGTTCCTGGGAGAGAACCTCCCTATCGAGCTTTCAGAGGTCCTGAAGCAGCACGAGGCAAAGGGGGCGAAAAAAGTCATCCTTGATCTCAGGAGCAACGGGGGCACCATGGAAGGAGCAGTGGAACTGGCAGGGAGCTATCTGCCCAAGGGCACCATCCTTTACAGCAAGGTGAACAGGAAGGTGAAGGAAGTGTTCCGATCCCTCGGCGAGCCCCAGAAGACTTTCCCCATGGCCATTCTTTTGAATGAAAAGAGCGGGAGCCCCTCCATTCTCGTCGGGGGCATACTCCAGGACTACCAGAAGGCCCTGATCGTGGGAGCTCAGCCCGAGTGGCATGAAACAGTCGATGAGACCCATACCCTTCCCAACGGGTGCTACTACACGGTAACGACGGGGTACTACATCCTGCCCAAGGGCAGGACGCTCATCAATGCGAACGGCATAAAGCCTGATTTCACCGTCAGTCAGAGTCCTTTGGTCCGTTACCGCCACGGTGAAGACCGGCAGCTCCAGAAAGCCCTGGAAGTGCTGAAAAAAAATTAG
- a CDS encoding tetratricopeptide repeat protein yields the protein MSPVEQVLYHPVTCGITYLVLLAFGAVYFKRYYADHENASLLMGLLYIAIFGAFIAQLMAFIKNDLMNFPLIVIAAMPVASLFAVFCSNFFTQMMTVKEYFQKHRYSDSASHVEAAMRHLHNQNYREAIDSYRKLLKAHPDDFQIYLEIAEIYAVNLHEHQKAVEEFGKAAEKAGKDPIAISIYNRMADLYFSKLDLPDRAVECLKSIVRKWPGSEASQIASERITGIEGSF from the coding sequence ATGAGTCCTGTGGAGCAGGTGCTTTACCATCCCGTCACCTGCGGGATCACCTACCTTGTCCTGCTGGCCTTCGGCGCCGTTTATTTCAAGCGCTATTATGCCGATCACGAGAATGCCTCGCTTCTTATGGGACTTCTCTACATCGCCATATTTGGAGCCTTTATCGCCCAGCTCATGGCATTCATCAAGAACGACCTGATGAACTTTCCCCTCATAGTCATTGCGGCAATGCCGGTGGCATCACTTTTTGCCGTGTTCTGCTCCAATTTCTTCACGCAGATGATGACGGTGAAGGAGTATTTCCAGAAGCACAGGTACAGTGATTCTGCAAGTCATGTCGAGGCTGCCATGCGCCACCTCCACAACCAGAACTACAGGGAGGCCATAGACTCTTACCGAAAGCTTCTCAAGGCCCATCCTGATGATTTCCAGATATACCTTGAAATCGCCGAGATCTATGCCGTCAATCTGCACGAGCATCAAAAAGCCGTTGAGGAGTTTGGCAAGGCTGCAGAGAAGGCGGGAAAGGATCCTATCGCCATAAGCATCTACAACAGGATGGCAGATTTGTATTTCAGCAAGCTTGATCTTCCTGACAGGGCCGTGGAATGCCTCAAAAGCATCGTGAGGAAGTGGCCGGGCTCCGAGGCATCCCAGATTGCCTCGGAGCGGATAACCGGTATTGAAGGCTCATTTTGA
- a CDS encoding flavodoxin family protein: MKVVAFNGSARKDGNTALMIRQVFSELEKEGIETELVPLAGERLRGCIACYQCFKRRDRRCALDDDIINECIGKMTAAEGIILASPTYFANVSTEIKALIDRAGMTAKANDDMLQRKVGAAVVAVRRGGAIHVFNSINHFFFIGQMVVPGSIYWNMGIGMHKGDVEGDDEGMRTMRILGINMAWLLKKLHV, translated from the coding sequence ATGAAAGTAGTAGCTTTCAATGGCAGCGCAAGGAAAGACGGCAATACGGCCCTCATGATCCGCCAGGTATTCAGTGAGCTTGAAAAGGAAGGAATTGAGACGGAGCTCGTGCCTCTTGCCGGCGAGCGCCTGAGGGGCTGCATCGCCTGCTACCAGTGCTTCAAGAGGAGAGACAGGCGGTGCGCCCTCGATGATGATATCATCAATGAATGCATAGGGAAGATGACGGCCGCCGAGGGGATTATCCTCGCGTCACCCACCTATTTTGCCAACGTATCCACCGAGATCAAGGCCCTCATCGACAGGGCAGGGATGACCGCCAAGGCCAATGATGACATGCTCCAGAGGAAAGTGGGGGCGGCAGTGGTGGCAGTCCGCCGCGGCGGGGCAATCCATGTCTTCAACTCCATAAATCATTTCTTTTTTATCGGCCAGATGGTAGTCCCGGGCTCCATATACTGGAACATGGGCATCGGCATGCATAAAGGTGATGTGGAGGGTGACGATGAAGGCATGAGGACCATGAGGATCCTCGGTATCAACATGGCCTGGCTTTTGAAAAAGCTCCATGTCTGA